A genomic window from Streptomyces broussonetiae includes:
- a CDS encoding sensor histidine kinase, translating into MSNTPLHQYRASFDTWGPWALLGAGVVTGTLSARLIGMDRPGIVATAVLVPAAVVLQLYWGRVKRKRPGPSRTGACLYLLRWAIAFVLTWANPFFAFYAVTGYYTAGRELSRRLVVPGLFLTAVTMAGSEIGGWPPHGLVLWLGFFLVLAINMGMVSVFTRFAEQEQTRLSVQADTIAELERTNKALQLALDENAALHAQLLAQAREAGVADERRRLAAEIHDTIAQGLTGIIAQLQVVANAPDLDTARTHLERASTLARHSLGEARRSVHNLVPVALAADGLPQALTQTVAEWGERTGVRAEFTVTGTAEQLHDEISATLLRIGQEALSNAARHARATRVGVTLSFMGDEVTLDIRDDGTGFDPAAVPPRTRAGGFGLDGMRARAERVAGSLTLESEPGHGTAVSARVPLVRDDR; encoded by the coding sequence ATGTCGAACACCCCGCTCCACCAGTACCGGGCCTCTTTCGACACGTGGGGGCCCTGGGCACTGCTGGGCGCCGGTGTCGTCACGGGGACGCTCTCTGCCCGCCTGATCGGGATGGACCGGCCCGGGATCGTCGCCACCGCCGTACTCGTGCCCGCGGCCGTCGTACTGCAGCTGTACTGGGGAAGGGTGAAGCGGAAGCGGCCGGGCCCGAGCCGGACCGGTGCCTGCCTCTACCTGCTGCGCTGGGCCATCGCCTTCGTGCTGACCTGGGCCAACCCGTTCTTCGCCTTCTACGCCGTGACCGGCTACTACACCGCCGGCCGCGAGCTGTCCCGCCGGCTGGTGGTGCCCGGTCTCTTCCTGACCGCCGTCACCATGGCCGGCAGCGAGATCGGCGGCTGGCCGCCGCACGGACTGGTCCTGTGGCTCGGCTTCTTCCTCGTCCTGGCCATCAACATGGGCATGGTCAGCGTGTTCACCCGGTTCGCCGAGCAGGAGCAGACACGGCTCAGCGTCCAGGCCGACACCATCGCCGAACTGGAGCGCACCAACAAGGCGTTGCAGCTGGCCCTGGACGAGAACGCGGCCCTGCACGCCCAGCTCCTCGCGCAGGCCCGGGAGGCGGGCGTCGCCGACGAGCGCCGCCGGCTCGCCGCCGAGATCCACGACACCATCGCCCAGGGCCTGACCGGGATCATCGCCCAGCTCCAGGTGGTGGCGAACGCCCCCGACCTGGACACCGCCCGCACCCACCTGGAGCGCGCCTCCACACTCGCCCGGCACAGCCTCGGCGAGGCCCGCCGCTCGGTGCACAACCTCGTGCCGGTCGCCCTCGCCGCCGACGGGCTGCCGCAGGCGCTGACGCAGACGGTCGCCGAGTGGGGCGAGCGCACCGGAGTGCGCGCCGAGTTCACCGTCACCGGCACCGCCGAGCAGCTGCACGACGAGATCTCGGCGACCTTGCTGCGCATCGGCCAGGAGGCCCTGTCCAACGCGGCCCGGCACGCCCGCGCCACCCGGGTCGGTGTCACCCTGTCCTTCATGGGCGACGAGGTCACCCTCGACATCCGCGACGACGGCACCGGCTTCGACCCGGCCGCCGTACCGCCCCGCACCCGCGCCGGCGGCTTCGGCCTCGACGGCATGCGGGCCCGTGCCGAACGCGTCGCGGGCTCGCTCACGCTGGAGTCGGAACCGGGGCACGGCACGGCGGTGTCTGCTCGCGTACCGTTGGTGCGCGATGACCGCTGA
- a CDS encoding ABC transporter permease, with product MNTAVLRTEFRLFRREPGAVFWIFLFPTLLLVILGSIPSFREVDKSMGGIRPIDAYVPVAVLIALIMSGLQALPQVLTGYRERGILRRMSATPVRPSALLTAQMLVQGVGALASALLAIVVGRVAFDVTLPQQPAGYLLALLLTAAAALALGNVVSALSRTTKIASAIGTAVFFPMMFCAGVWLPIQSMPHALARVIQLTPFGAAARALNEAAAGHWPGWAHLGVLALWTVLLTAGAARWFRWE from the coding sequence ATGAACACCGCCGTGCTGCGCACCGAGTTCCGTCTCTTCCGCCGCGAACCCGGCGCCGTGTTCTGGATCTTCCTGTTCCCGACGCTGCTGCTGGTGATCCTCGGCTCGATCCCCTCGTTCCGTGAGGTCGACAAGTCGATGGGCGGGATCCGGCCGATCGACGCCTATGTGCCGGTGGCCGTACTGATCGCCCTGATCATGTCGGGGTTGCAGGCGCTGCCACAGGTCCTCACCGGCTACCGGGAGCGGGGCATCCTGCGCCGGATGTCCGCCACCCCGGTACGGCCCTCCGCCCTGCTGACGGCACAGATGCTCGTGCAGGGCGTGGGTGCCCTGGCCTCGGCGCTGCTCGCGATCGTGGTCGGCCGCGTCGCCTTCGACGTGACGCTGCCGCAGCAGCCGGCCGGCTATCTGCTCGCCCTGCTGCTCACGGCGGCGGCCGCGCTCGCCCTCGGCAACGTCGTGTCGGCGCTGTCGCGGACCACGAAGATCGCGAGCGCGATCGGAACGGCGGTGTTCTTCCCGATGATGTTCTGCGCGGGTGTCTGGCTGCCCATCCAGTCCATGCCGCACGCACTGGCCCGGGTGATCCAGCTGACCCCGTTCGGCGCGGCGGCCCGCGCCCTGAACGAGGCGGCCGCGGGGCACTGGCCGGGATGGGCGCACCTGGGCGTGCTCGCGCTGTGGACGGTGCTGCTCACGGCCGGTGCCGCGCGCTGGTTCCGCTGGGAGTGA
- a CDS encoding ABC transporter ATP-binding protein, with the protein MPSVIEVTDLRKSYAGRAVVDGVSFTVEEGEIFGILGPNGAGKTTTVECVEGLRVPDAGRIRVAGLDPVADHDEVARILGAQLQQSELQPKLTVREALELYTAFYPNPADWRPLAERLGLTSRLGTRFGKLSGGQQQRLFIALALIGSPRVVVLDELTTGLDPRARRDTWQLIEDVRASGVTVLLVTHFMEEAQRLCDRIAVIDKGRVAALDTPAGLIRRSAGATVVSFTPSAPLDERELSGLPALASVERKDDRITLTGTDETVDAVISLLARHHITAHQLRVTDATLDDAFLDLTEGHTKEAAA; encoded by the coding sequence ATGCCATCCGTCATCGAAGTCACCGATCTGCGCAAGTCGTACGCCGGCCGGGCCGTCGTCGACGGCGTCTCCTTCACCGTCGAGGAGGGCGAGATCTTCGGGATCCTCGGCCCGAACGGCGCCGGGAAGACCACCACCGTGGAGTGCGTCGAGGGGCTGCGGGTGCCCGACGCGGGCCGCATCCGGGTCGCCGGCCTCGACCCCGTCGCCGACCACGACGAGGTCGCGCGGATCCTCGGCGCCCAGCTGCAGCAGAGCGAACTGCAGCCCAAGCTCACCGTGCGGGAGGCGCTGGAGCTGTACACCGCCTTCTACCCGAACCCGGCCGACTGGCGGCCCCTCGCCGAACGCCTGGGCCTCACGTCCAGGCTCGGCACCCGGTTCGGCAAGCTGTCCGGGGGCCAGCAGCAGCGCCTGTTCATCGCGCTGGCGCTCATCGGCAGCCCTCGCGTGGTGGTGCTCGACGAGCTGACCACCGGCCTCGACCCGCGCGCCCGCCGTGACACCTGGCAGCTCATCGAGGACGTGCGCGCGAGCGGCGTCACCGTGCTGCTCGTCACCCACTTCATGGAGGAGGCGCAACGGCTCTGCGACCGCATCGCGGTGATCGACAAGGGGCGGGTCGCGGCGCTGGACACCCCGGCCGGTCTCATCCGGCGCTCCGCCGGCGCCACCGTCGTGTCCTTCACCCCGTCCGCACCACTGGACGAGCGGGAGCTGTCCGGGCTGCCCGCGCTCGCCTCCGTCGAGCGCAAGGACGACCGGATCACCCTCACCGGCACCGACGAGACGGTCGACGCCGTCATCTCGCTGCTCGCCCGCCACCACATCACCGCCCACCAGCTGCGCGTCACCGACGCCACCCTGGACGACGCGTTCCTCGACCTGACCGAAGGCCACACCAAGGAGGCCGCGGCATGA
- a CDS encoding ABC transporter ATP-binding protein has translation MPTTRATTEERSAVRTLLRLWPYVRPMRARLFTAAFVAIVASCTGLVIPLVLKWMVDGPVADRDPAGVWLGALYLLLLGIAEALLFGLRRWLVARPLSQVEADMRAALYRHLQRLPVAFHDRWASGQLLSRGTTDLMLLRQFLSFPLVFLLVNGVTILVGVVIMLAQDWVLGLVILGPAIPVMWTCAVFERRYAAVSRRAQDQVGDLTTVVEESVLGIRVIKGFGRHRSQARAFRELSGTLRGTELRKARLLAVIWGVIVTLPEMAIGAALVLGAVRVADGGLSAGTLVAFLSTALALRWPVDSIGFLLAMSQEAATATERFFEVMDEVPEAGTAAGGRAAGAAPGPGSGAAPGRGSGLRFENVQFRYPDAPPGSPPLLTRIDLHIRPGESMALVGATGSGKTTLTALVPRLHEVTSGRITLDGVDIAEMARQELRTKVAVAFEEPTLFSASVGENVLMGARPGAGQAELDRALGVAQAGFVHALPHGFDTRVGEQGLSLSGGQRQRLALARAVVGRPRFLVLDDPLSALDVHTEAAVEAALREVLADTTALIVAHRPSTVLLADRVALLSGGRIAAVGTHHELLRTNAEYAHLMAADPGDTEDSR, from the coding sequence ATGCCCACGACACGTGCCACCACAGAGGAACGTTCCGCCGTCCGCACGCTGCTGCGGCTGTGGCCGTACGTACGGCCCATGCGAGCACGGCTGTTCACCGCCGCCTTCGTCGCGATCGTCGCCTCCTGCACCGGCCTGGTGATCCCGCTCGTGCTCAAGTGGATGGTCGACGGACCGGTCGCGGACCGCGACCCGGCCGGGGTGTGGCTCGGCGCCCTCTACCTGCTCCTGCTGGGCATCGCCGAGGCGCTGCTGTTCGGCCTGCGCCGGTGGCTGGTGGCCCGCCCGCTGTCGCAGGTGGAGGCGGACATGCGGGCGGCGCTGTACCGGCATCTGCAGCGGCTGCCGGTGGCCTTCCACGACCGCTGGGCTTCGGGCCAGCTGCTGTCCCGGGGCACCACGGACCTGATGCTGCTGCGCCAGTTCCTCTCCTTTCCGCTGGTGTTCTTGCTGGTCAACGGCGTGACCATCCTGGTCGGCGTGGTGATCATGCTGGCCCAGGACTGGGTGCTGGGGCTGGTCATCCTCGGGCCCGCGATCCCCGTGATGTGGACCTGTGCGGTCTTCGAGCGGCGCTACGCAGCGGTGTCGCGGCGGGCACAGGACCAGGTCGGCGACCTGACGACGGTGGTCGAGGAGAGCGTGCTCGGCATCCGCGTCATCAAGGGCTTCGGCCGCCACCGCAGCCAGGCGCGGGCGTTTCGCGAGTTGTCGGGGACCCTGCGCGGCACCGAGCTGCGCAAGGCGCGGCTGCTGGCCGTCATCTGGGGCGTCATCGTGACCCTGCCCGAGATGGCGATCGGGGCGGCGCTGGTGCTGGGCGCCGTGCGGGTGGCCGACGGCGGGCTGTCGGCGGGAACGCTGGTGGCCTTCCTGAGCACGGCCCTCGCCCTGCGGTGGCCCGTGGACTCCATCGGTTTCCTGCTGGCGATGAGCCAGGAGGCGGCCACGGCGACCGAGCGGTTCTTCGAGGTGATGGACGAGGTGCCGGAGGCCGGCACGGCCGCGGGCGGTCGTGCCGCCGGGGCGGCCCCCGGTCCGGGTTCCGGGGCGGCCCCCGGTCGGGGTTCCGGACTCCGCTTCGAGAACGTCCAGTTCCGCTACCCCGACGCGCCTCCCGGCTCCCCGCCCCTGCTGACCCGCATAGACCTCCACATACGTCCCGGCGAGTCCATGGCCCTCGTCGGAGCCACCGGCAGCGGCAAGACCACACTCACCGCGCTCGTACCGCGGCTGCACGAGGTCACCTCGGGCCGTATCACCCTCGACGGCGTGGACATCGCCGAGATGGCCAGGCAGGAGCTGCGCACCAAGGTCGCCGTGGCCTTCGAGGAGCCCACCCTCTTCTCGGCGAGCGTCGGCGAGAACGTCCTGATGGGCGCCCGACCGGGCGCCGGCCAGGCAGAGTTGGACCGTGCGCTGGGCGTGGCGCAGGCCGGCTTCGTACACGCCCTCCCGCACGGTTTCGACACCCGCGTCGGCGAGCAGGGCCTGAGTCTGTCCGGCGGCCAGCGCCAGCGGCTCGCACTGGCCCGCGCGGTGGTCGGCAGACCGCGGTTCCTGGTGCTGGACGATCCGCTGTCCGCCCTGGACGTGCACACGGAGGCGGCCGTGGAGGCCGCGCTGCGCGAGGTTCTCGCCGACACCACCGCGCTGATCGTGGCCCACCGCCCCTCCACGGTGCTGCTCGCCGACCGGGTCGCCCTGCTCTCGGGCGGCCGGATCGCCGCCGTCGGCACGCACCACGAACTGCTGCGCACCAACGCCGAGTACGCGCATCTGATGGCCGCAGACCCTGGCGACACGGAGGACTCCCGTTGA
- a CDS encoding ABC transporter ATP-binding protein, with amino-acid sequence MTTTTASSPAAEDGARPGPRGEGHGEDGDVFDRDLLPTEPGAMAALLRSLLAPMKGRAVWTTVLLLLQQAAVQAGPLLVAYTIDTAVPAFREHRHGPLIAVAVGYLLCALLSGALQSAFIETSARVSQDALLDLRGRIFGHAQALSVDFHERYTSGRLISRATTDVESLRELLNDGLQELVTVVLSFVYICALLLWLDLGLGAVAVASFVPLYLLVRSYQRRAGRVYRARSTAIAALIVKFVETMNGIRPVRAFRREAVNDAEFAVLNRRHAGTNGDALLEMARYVVGSRLVANTAVAGIVLWGAYRVASGSLELGVLAAAVLYLRRLYDPIDRLGMFLNSYQSAVASLEKIAGLLARTPSVPEPTAPRELPPLKGGLPGREVVFDAVAFGYRTGGEVLPRFDLTLPAGQTVAVVGATGAGKSTLAKLLARFYDPSDGRVLLDGVDLRELSGPELRRGVVMVTQEAFLFSGTVADNIALGRPDAPREEIERAAEAIGAHEFIRALPDGYDTDVRKRGGRISAGQRQLVSFARVLLADPAVLILDEATSSLDIPGERAVQRAMATVLRGRTAVVIAHRLSTVEIADRVLVMEHGRIVEDGRPAELIAGTGRFAGLHKAWRDSLA; translated from the coding sequence TTGACCACCACGACCGCCTCCAGCCCCGCGGCCGAGGACGGCGCACGTCCCGGCCCCCGGGGCGAGGGCCACGGCGAGGACGGCGACGTCTTCGACCGGGACCTGCTGCCCACCGAACCCGGCGCCATGGCCGCCCTGTTGCGCTCGCTGCTCGCGCCCATGAAGGGCCGGGCCGTGTGGACGACGGTCCTGCTGCTGCTCCAGCAGGCGGCGGTGCAGGCGGGCCCGCTGCTGGTGGCGTACACCATCGACACCGCCGTACCCGCCTTCCGCGAGCACCGCCACGGCCCGCTGATCGCGGTGGCCGTCGGCTACCTGCTGTGCGCGCTGCTCTCCGGTGCACTGCAGAGTGCGTTCATCGAGACCTCGGCCCGGGTCAGCCAGGACGCACTGCTGGACCTGCGCGGCCGGATCTTCGGGCATGCGCAGGCGCTGAGCGTCGACTTCCACGAGCGCTACACCTCGGGCCGGCTGATCTCGCGTGCCACGACGGACGTCGAGTCGTTGCGTGAGCTGCTGAACGACGGGCTCCAGGAACTGGTGACCGTCGTCCTGTCCTTCGTCTACATCTGCGCGCTGCTGCTGTGGCTCGACCTCGGCCTGGGCGCGGTCGCGGTGGCCTCCTTCGTGCCGCTGTACCTGCTGGTGCGCAGCTACCAGCGGCGCGCGGGCCGGGTCTACCGTGCCCGGTCCACGGCGATCGCCGCGCTGATCGTGAAGTTCGTGGAGACGATGAACGGCATCCGCCCGGTGCGAGCGTTTCGCCGGGAGGCGGTGAACGACGCCGAGTTCGCCGTCCTGAACCGGCGCCACGCAGGCACCAACGGCGACGCCCTGCTGGAGATGGCCCGCTATGTGGTCGGCTCCCGGCTGGTGGCCAACACGGCGGTCGCGGGGATCGTGCTGTGGGGTGCCTACCGGGTGGCGAGCGGCTCGCTCGAACTGGGCGTCCTCGCGGCCGCCGTGCTCTACCTGCGGCGGCTGTACGACCCGATCGACCGGCTGGGGATGTTCCTGAACTCCTACCAGTCGGCCGTCGCCTCCCTGGAGAAGATAGCCGGGCTGCTGGCCCGGACCCCGTCCGTCCCGGAGCCGACAGCGCCCCGTGAACTCCCGCCGCTCAAGGGCGGGTTGCCGGGCCGCGAGGTCGTCTTCGACGCGGTCGCGTTCGGCTACCGCACCGGCGGTGAGGTGCTGCCCCGCTTCGATCTGACCCTGCCCGCCGGGCAGACGGTCGCCGTGGTCGGCGCCACGGGCGCGGGCAAGTCCACGCTCGCCAAGCTCCTCGCCCGCTTCTACGACCCCTCCGACGGCCGGGTCCTGCTGGACGGGGTCGATCTGCGCGAGCTGTCCGGGCCCGAACTGCGGCGTGGGGTGGTCATGGTGACCCAGGAGGCGTTCCTGTTCTCCGGGACGGTCGCGGACAACATCGCCCTCGGCCGGCCCGACGCCCCCCGCGAGGAGATCGAACGGGCGGCCGAGGCGATCGGCGCCCACGAGTTCATCCGCGCCCTGCCCGACGGCTACGACACCGACGTGCGCAAGCGCGGCGGGCGCATCTCGGCCGGGCAGCGCCAACTGGTCTCCTTCGCCCGGGTGTTGCTCGCCGACCCGGCGGTACTGATCCTGGACGAGGCGACCAGCTCCCTGGACATCCCGGGCGAGCGGGCCGTCCAGCGGGCGATGGCGACGGTGCTGCGCGGCCGTACGGCGGTGGTGATCGCCCACCGACTGTCCACGGTCGAGATAGCGGACCGCGTCCTGGTGATGGAACACGGCCGCATCGTCGAGGACGGCCGCCCGGCCGAACTGATCGCCGGCACGGGCCGGTTCGCAGGCCTGCACAAGGCGTGGCGGGACAGCCTGGCCTGA
- the glgX gene encoding glycogen debranching protein GlgX, translated as MTSAAKRRAPAGDPAVGSGRQPAVVNGTRHAVPPVPMVWPGAPTPLGARFRVGPDGVAGTNFALWAAGAEAVRVCLFDEHGRETRIRLAELTHEIWHCFVPGVMPGQRYGYRVDGPWDPWTGARWNPAKLLLDPYARAVDGAAGNDYSSLPPEVYGHVRDWPEQHVADTVRDDRDSAPYVPKGVVVDDDDDWEDDRRPKTPWADSVIYELHVRGFTKLHPAVPHELRGTYAGLAHPAVLEHLVKLGVTAVELLPVHQFAHEDHLLRRGLRNYWGYNSIGYFAPHAGYAASGTTGQQVGEFKRMVRALHAAGIEVILDVVYNHTAEAGELGPTLSLKGIDNRGYYRLQDDARRYADYTGCGNTLHVVQPQVLRLITDSLRYWVTEMGVDGFRFDLAAALARSMHDVDMLSPFLAVIAQDPVLRRVKLIAEPWDIGSGGYQVGAFPPLWTEWNDRYRGAVRDFWRHALPDVREMGYRLSGSSDLYAWGGRRPYASVNFVTAHDGFTLRDLVSYERKHNEANGEDNRDGSDDNRSWNCGAEGETRDERVRALRRRQLRNLLTTLLLSTGVPMLVAGDELGRTQRGNNNAYCQDNEVGWVDWSLLAEPGWRALCDLTSRLIALRHRHPVLHRRAFFSGRAHSDGLRDLAWFTARGAEMTEGDWYAPAATLGMYLSGQDIPGRDERGAPVLDDSFLAVLHAGESPTGFVLPGPPWAERYEVVVDTSREDQAEPPGTVHPAGTEITVPQRCVLLLRVR; from the coding sequence GTGACGAGCGCAGCAAAGCGGCGGGCACCGGCCGGGGACCCGGCCGTCGGGAGCGGCCGGCAACCGGCCGTGGTGAACGGCACCCGGCACGCCGTGCCGCCGGTCCCGATGGTCTGGCCGGGCGCGCCGACGCCGCTGGGGGCCCGGTTCCGGGTCGGCCCGGACGGGGTCGCGGGCACCAACTTCGCGCTGTGGGCGGCCGGGGCGGAGGCGGTCAGGGTGTGCCTGTTCGACGAGCACGGCCGGGAGACCCGGATCCGGCTGGCCGAACTGACGCACGAGATCTGGCACTGCTTCGTGCCCGGGGTGATGCCGGGCCAGCGATACGGCTACCGGGTGGACGGCCCATGGGACCCGTGGACCGGCGCGCGCTGGAACCCGGCCAAGCTGCTGCTGGACCCGTACGCGCGCGCGGTGGACGGCGCCGCGGGCAACGACTACAGCAGCCTGCCGCCGGAGGTGTACGGGCACGTGCGGGACTGGCCCGAGCAGCATGTCGCCGACACCGTGCGCGACGACCGGGACTCGGCGCCGTACGTGCCCAAGGGCGTCGTCGTCGACGATGACGACGACTGGGAGGACGACCGGCGGCCCAAGACCCCGTGGGCCGACTCCGTCATCTACGAACTGCATGTGCGCGGCTTCACCAAGCTGCACCCCGCGGTTCCGCACGAGCTGCGCGGCACCTACGCCGGCCTCGCGCACCCCGCCGTCCTCGAGCACCTGGTGAAACTGGGCGTGACCGCCGTGGAACTCCTCCCGGTCCACCAGTTCGCCCACGAGGACCACCTGCTGCGCAGGGGCCTGCGGAACTACTGGGGCTACAACTCCATCGGCTACTTCGCCCCGCACGCCGGCTACGCGGCCTCCGGTACGACGGGCCAGCAGGTCGGTGAGTTCAAACGGATGGTGCGCGCGCTGCACGCGGCCGGCATCGAGGTGATCCTCGACGTGGTCTACAACCACACGGCGGAAGCGGGCGAGTTGGGGCCGACCCTTTCGCTGAAGGGCATCGACAACCGCGGCTACTACCGCCTCCAGGACGACGCCCGCCGCTACGCCGACTACACCGGGTGCGGCAACACCCTGCACGTCGTCCAGCCCCAGGTGCTGCGCCTGATCACCGACTCGCTGCGCTACTGGGTGACCGAGATGGGCGTGGACGGCTTCCGCTTCGACCTCGCGGCGGCGCTGGCCCGCTCGATGCACGACGTCGACATGCTCTCCCCCTTCCTGGCGGTCATCGCCCAGGACCCGGTCCTCAGGCGCGTCAAGCTGATCGCCGAGCCCTGGGACATCGGCTCGGGCGGCTACCAGGTGGGCGCGTTCCCGCCGCTGTGGACCGAGTGGAACGACCGCTACCGGGGCGCCGTCCGCGACTTCTGGCGGCACGCCCTGCCCGACGTGCGGGAGATGGGCTACCGCCTGTCCGGCTCCAGCGACCTGTACGCCTGGGGCGGCCGGCGCCCGTACGCCTCGGTCAACTTCGTCACCGCGCACGACGGGTTCACCCTGCGCGACCTGGTGTCGTACGAGCGCAAGCACAACGAGGCCAACGGCGAGGACAACCGCGACGGCAGCGACGACAACCGCTCCTGGAACTGCGGGGCGGAGGGCGAGACGCGGGACGAACGGGTGCGCGCCCTGCGCCGGCGCCAGTTGCGCAATCTGCTGACGACACTGCTGCTGTCCACCGGCGTGCCCATGCTGGTGGCGGGCGACGAACTCGGGCGCACCCAGCGCGGCAACAACAACGCCTACTGCCAGGACAACGAGGTCGGCTGGGTGGACTGGTCGCTGCTGGCGGAGCCGGGCTGGCGGGCGCTGTGCGACCTGACCTCCCGCCTGATCGCCCTGCGCCACCGGCATCCGGTGCTGCACCGCCGGGCCTTCTTCTCCGGCCGGGCGCACTCGGACGGGCTGCGCGATCTGGCCTGGTTCACCGCACGGGGTGCGGAGATGACCGAGGGCGACTGGTACGCGCCCGCGGCCACGCTCGGCATGTACCTCTCGGGGCAGGACATCCCGGGCCGGGACGAGCGGGGCGCGCCGGTCCTGGACGACAGCTTCCTCGCGGTGCTGCACGCGGGCGAGTCACCGACGGGGTTCGTGCTGCCGGGCCCGCCGTGGGCCGAGCGGTACGAGGTGGTCGTGGACACCTCCCGGGAGGACCAGGCCGAGCCGCCGGGCACGGTGCATCCGGCGGGGACGGAGATCACGGTGCCGCAACGGTGCGTGCTGCTGCTGCGGGTGCGGTGA
- a CDS encoding L,D-transpeptidase produces the protein MRHVQGRARRAGAALAAVLTGAALLAGCTKDPFGPGGTFGDPPAPGDVIHISPDDGGKDVRPDQRLRIEVPDGRLEKVLVVKSQDAQDSAVPGRISTDGQTWQPDDDRLALAAKYTVDVVADDADGRRTARHTTFTTLVPDRRFIAYVTPENRATVGTGVIVSLSFSGEVADRAAVERAVRVSAQPPVEIRPHWFGRSRLDFRPEQYWKPGTEVTVDLNLRDVQGAPGVYGLQDKTFAFTVGRSQVSVVDARRHTMSVRRDGQLLATVPITAGAPQHPTYNGRMVVMDMQDITRMNSHTVGFGGEYDIPDVPHAMKLTNSGTYVHGNYWSPDAPGHVNVSHGCVGLMDVKGGSSDTPAGWFFDRSLVGDVVEVVGSNDRTVAADNGLGGWNMTWKEWKAGSAVK, from the coding sequence GTGAGGCACGTACAAGGACGCGCACGGCGCGCGGGGGCCGCGCTGGCCGCGGTACTGACAGGGGCGGCACTGCTGGCGGGCTGTACCAAGGACCCGTTCGGCCCGGGCGGGACGTTCGGTGATCCCCCCGCACCCGGGGACGTCATCCACATCAGCCCCGACGACGGCGGCAAGGACGTCCGCCCGGACCAGCGGCTGCGCATCGAGGTGCCGGACGGGCGGCTGGAGAAGGTGCTCGTCGTCAAGTCGCAGGACGCACAGGACTCCGCGGTCCCCGGCCGCATCAGCACCGACGGGCAGACCTGGCAGCCCGACGACGACCGGCTCGCGCTCGCCGCGAAGTACACCGTCGACGTGGTGGCGGACGACGCCGACGGCCGCCGCACGGCCCGGCACACCACCTTCACCACCCTCGTCCCCGACCGGCGGTTCATCGCCTACGTCACGCCCGAGAACCGCGCCACCGTCGGCACCGGCGTGATCGTCTCCCTCTCCTTCAGCGGGGAGGTCGCCGACCGTGCCGCCGTCGAACGCGCCGTCCGTGTCAGCGCGCAGCCGCCCGTCGAGATCCGCCCGCACTGGTTCGGCAGGAGCCGTCTGGACTTCCGCCCGGAGCAGTACTGGAAACCCGGCACCGAGGTCACCGTCGACCTGAACCTGCGGGACGTCCAAGGGGCGCCCGGTGTCTACGGGTTGCAGGACAAGACCTTCGCCTTCACCGTGGGCCGCAGCCAGGTCTCCGTCGTGGACGCCAGGAGGCACACCATGTCGGTGCGGCGCGACGGCCAGTTGCTCGCCACCGTGCCGATCACCGCGGGCGCCCCGCAGCACCCGACGTACAACGGCAGGATGGTGGTGATGGACATGCAGGACATCACCCGTATGAACAGCCACACGGTCGGCTTCGGCGGCGAGTACGACATTCCCGACGTCCCGCACGCCATGAAGCTCACCAACTCCGGGACCTACGTGCACGGCAACTACTGGTCGCCGGACGCCCCCGGGCACGTCAACGTCAGTCACGGGTGCGTGGGTCTCATGGACGTCAAGGGCGGCAGTTCGGACACGCCCGCGGGCTGGTTCTTCGACCGCAGTCTCGTCGGTGACGTGGTCGAGGTCGTGGGCAGCAACGACAGGACGGTCGCCGCGGACAACGGCCTGGGCGGCTGGAACATGACCTGGAAGGAGTGGAAGGCGGGCAGCGCGGTGAAGTAA